The Panicum virgatum strain AP13 chromosome 5K, P.virgatum_v5, whole genome shotgun sequence genome has a window encoding:
- the LOC120705710 gene encoding NDR1/HIN1-like protein 6, translating into MSSNGKPTPQPPAAAGNGAGGPPKMYQRPIYRPQQGPAKRGRGGRSCPFSCCCCFFWTVLIILLLAFIAAVVGGAFYLLYRPHRPAFTLTVARVTKLSVSSTATAPAVTDAIDVTLTARNPNKKLVYFYDDFTVTAATAANAVPLGDASVSGFAHDAGNITVIKATVSASALAIDPTASSDIKKSGEFPITVDLETKAGVKVGGLKTKKIGIRVHCDGIKVTAPAPPPPAKKKKLAKAAADAPAPAAVDDAPAPPAPAATVARVCQVRIRVKIWKWTF; encoded by the coding sequence atgtcTTCCAACGGCAAGCCCACCCCGcagcccccggccgccgccggcaacggcgccggcggcccgccCAAGATGTACCAGCGGCCAATCTACCGCCCGCAGCAGGGGCCTGCcaagcgcggccgcggcgggcgctcCTGCCCgttcagctgctgctgctgcttcttctggacggtcctcatcatcctcctcctcgccttcaTCGCCGCCGTGGTGGGGGGCGCCTTCTACCTCCTGTACCGCCCGCACCGCCCGGCCTTCACGCTCACCGTGGCGCGCGTCACCAAGCtgagcgtctcctccaccgccacggCGCCCGCGGTCACCGACGCCATCGACGTCACGCTCACCGCCAGGAACCCCAACAAGAAGCTCGTCTACTTCtacgacgacttcaccgtcacggccgccaccgccgccaacgCCGTCCCGCTCGGGGACGCCTCCGTGTCCGGGTTCGCGCACGACGCCGGCAACATCACCGTCATCAAGGCCACCGTCTCCGCCTCCGCTCTCGCGATCGACCCCACCGCCAGCTCCGACATCAAGAAGTCCGGCGAGTTCCCCATCACCGTCGACCTGGAGACCAAGGCCGGCGTCAAGGTGGGCGGGCTCAAGACCAAGAAGATTGGCATCCGGGTGCACTGCGACGGCATCAAGGtgaccgcgcccgcgccgcctcccccggcgaagaagaagaagctcgcgaaggccgccgcggacgcgcctGCGCCCGCGGCCGTCGAcgacgcgccggcgccgcccgcgccggcggccaccgTCGCGCGCGTGTGCCAGGTCAGGATCCGAGTCAAGATCTGGAAGTGGACCTTCTAG